One Bombus fervidus isolate BK054 chromosome 2, iyBomFerv1, whole genome shotgun sequence DNA segment encodes these proteins:
- the L(2)gl gene encoding LLGL domain-containing protein l(2)gl isoform X6, translating into MLKFIKGQQPTDRNCKRKKLQKDLFAFRKTVQHGFPNKPTALAWDPSLRLMIIGTASGAIKVFGRPGVEFYGQHTIESGENAVTKIVALPNEGRVVSLCDDNSLHLWEINESSVVETKSLSLEGKLKKISAMCLESSGEHLLLGTEGGNIYLLNLKTFVMPDNIIYQDVVMQNVPDDYKKNPGAVEAIAEQPGHPDNILIGYNRGLMVLWNKATPGAQQLMGLFSRAQTFVSTQQLESVHWVSDTRFVSSHNDGSYAFWSPGSDSMLESSTPYGPFPCKAVTKILVYPTAELGELVLFSGGMQRASYGDRHTITVMAKGKHVVFDFTSKVIDFFTVFPKQEDGKDASDSPEALIVLAEEEIVAIDLNNPEWKMMALPYLVSLHASAVTCSQHVPNVPEELWENIIAAGKAQTEHLYSDKPWPIDGGIILNQKSENDKLKSRELLLTGHEDGTVRFWNASDVALTPLYKYNSSILFTGEHLDVLEQPPEDDEDEWPPFRKVGTFDPYSDDPRLAVKKVLLCPLSSTLVVAGTAGHIITTTISSEPVNKEIKAITMNIVNDRDGFVWKGHDRLPARTTSISFAVGFQPQSLLQLYPPAAVTALAMHSEWGLLAAGTAHGLAVFDYTRAKAVNVKCTLNPNDLSGAGDTPISRRKSFKKSLRESFRRLRKGRSQRRTNATSPTRNTTSEKKKETSSVASSPSGDLSPVELKPVERQVEARPVDDALGSMVRCLYFARSYIISMQNTTPTLWAGTNNGTVYVFTLAIPAGVRRTEEDVNCTLGKEIQLKHRAPVIAITILDGSSVPLPEPFEAEKGVSPGPDMASPHRVVIASEEQFKIFNLPSLKPYCKYKLTANEGSRVRKTGFAKFTCPIEPAGTHEETCLLCLSNLGDCLVLSVPELRRQLNAAVIKKEDINGISSLTFTKAGEALYLYSSSELQRISLSASKVTKAHCALNLPPNARSFPETNNEETQEQGVVEGTAETEGETTQGSQSDAVQRMIIENGVVGSTGGEESPKESSLQPAASTNDVNGEDDRQDLSSIGDITIDSVKDHLLNSSLFRNATSSEELHSRLAGLKMEVTSRTSEISTQNQSLVVKTTTVVSQTTNNTTANGEIETSQTNETQQMNN; encoded by the exons ATGTTGAAGTTTATCAAAGGCCAACAACCTACCGACAGAAACTGCAAGAGAAAGAAACTGCAAAAGGATCTTTTTGCGTTTCGAAAG ACGGTGCAGCATGGGTTCCCAAACAAACCCACAGCCCTCGCATGGGATCCGAGTTTGCGGTTGATGATCATTGGCACGGCATCCGGCGCCATCAAGGT ATTCGGTAGGCCAGGTGTGGAATTCTATGGACAACACACCATCGAAAGTGGAGAGAATGCTGTCACAAAGATTGTTGCTCTGCCCAATGAG GGTCGCGTGGTTTCTCTCTGCGACGACAACTCTCTTCATTTATGGGAGATCAACGAAAGTTCGGTCGTGGAGACCAAGTCGTTATCGTTGGAGGGcaaattgaagaaaatctCGGCGATGTGTCTCGAATCAAGCGGCGAACATCTTCTTCTTGGAACGGAGGGCGGGAACATCTATCTTCTCAACTTGAAAACATTTGTAATGCCTGACAATATCATTTACCAGGATGTTGTGATGCAAAA TGTGCCAGACGATTACAAGAAGAATCCAGGAGCGGTCGAGGCGATAGCGGAACAACCAGGTCACCCAGACAATATTCTGATAGGTTACAATCGTGGTTTAATGGTTTTGTGGAACAAAGCGACTCCAGGAGCCCAACAG CTGATGGGTTTGTTTTCGCGTGCGCAGACATTCGTCTCCACGCAACAGCTGGAATCTGTCCACTGGGTCTCCGACACCCGTTTTGTTTCCTCCCACAACGATGGATCCTATGCATTTTGGAGTCCAGGCAGCGACAGCATGTTGGAATCGAGTACACCCTATGGACCATTTCCCTGTAAAGCTGTCACTAAAATTCTCGTCTATCCGACCGCAGA ACTCGGAGAACTCGTTTTGTTTTCGGGGGGAATGCAACGTGCAAGTTACGGCGATCGTCACACCATTACCGTTATGGCGAAGGGGAAGCATGTTGTTTTTGATTTCACGTCAAAGGTGATCGACTTCTTCACTGTGTTTCCTAAACAAGAGGATGGAAAAGATGCATCTGATAGTCCAGAAGCGCTTATAGTATTGGCCGAAGAAGAGATAGTAGCCATTGATTTGAATAATCCTGAATGGAAGATGATGGCATTACCGTATTTAGTATCTCTCCATGCAAGTGCG GTCACCTGTTCGCAACACGTCCCGAATGTTCCTGAGGAATTATGGGAGAACATTATCGCAGCTGGGAAAGCGCAAACGGAACATCTATACTCGGATAAACCATGGCCTATAGATGGTGGAATTATTCTGAATCAGAAATcggaaaatgataaattaaaaagcagAGAATTATTACTTACCGGCCACGAGGATGGAACCGTGAGATTTTGGAATGCGTCTGACGTTGCTCTAACACCTCTCTACAAGTACAATTCATCCATTCTGTTTACTGGCGAACATCTGGATGTTCTTGAACAACCACCGGAGGATGACGAGGACGAGTGGCCACCATTTAGAAAAGTTGGAACCTTTGATCCGTACTCCGATGATCCCAGACTTGCTGTGAAAAAAGTTTTGCTTTGTCCGCTGTCATCGACATTAGTGGTTGCCGGCACGGCTGGTCACATAATTACAACTACCATATCATCCGAACCTGTAAACAAGGAAATCAAAGCCATCACGATGAACATCGTAAACGATCGCGATGGATTTGTTTGGAAAGGCCATGATCGTCTTCCGGCGAGGACAACTAGTATATCTTTCGCAGTCGGTTTTCAACCACAAAGTCTTCTTCAATTATACCCACCAGCTGCGGTTACAGCATTGGCTATGCATAGCGAGTGGGGATTACTTGCTGCAGGCACGGCTCATGGTTTAGCTGTTTTCGATTATACAAGAGCGAAAGCTGTCAATGTGAAGTGTACACTTAATCCAAATG ATCTTTCTGGAGCAGGCGATACACCAATTTCTAGAAGAAAgtcgtttaaaaaatcattgagGGAATCTTTTAGGAGATTACGAAAAGGAAGATCACAGCGTCGAACAAATGCCACTAGTCCAACTAGGAATACAACatcagaaaagaagaaagaaac gTCCAGTGTTGCTTCTTCTCCGAGTGGTGACCTTTCGCCAGTGGAATTGAAGCCTGTGGAGAGACAAGTGGAAGCAAGACCAGTAGATGATGCACTGGGGTCAATGGTTCGATGTTTATATTTTGCTAGAAGTTACATTATAAGCA tgCAAAACACAACGCCTACGCTTTGGGCGGGTACCAATAACGGTACAGTTTATGTTTTCACGTTAGCAATCCCTGCTGGTGTTAGAAGAACAGAAGAGGATGTAAATTGTACATTAGGCAAAGAGATTCAGTTAAAGCACAGAGCACCTGTAATTGCAATTACAATTCTCGATGGGTCTAGCGTACCGTTGCCAGAACCATTCGAAGCTGAGAAAGGTGTAAGTCCTGGTCCCGATATGGCTTCTCCACACAGAGTTGTAATTGCTAGCGAAGAACAATTCAAAATCTTCAATCTTCCATCGTTGAAACCATATTGTAAATACAAACTTACTGCAAACGAGGGTTCACGAGTTAGAAAAACTGGTTTTGCAAAATTCACGTGCCCAATCGAACCTGCAGGAACTCATGAAGAAACCTGTTTATTATGTTTGAGTAATCTTGGTGATTGTTTAGTGCTCAGTGTTCCCGAATTAAGAAGACAACTTAATGCCGCTGTTATTAAGAAGGAAGACATTAA TGGAATTTCTTCGTTGACGTTCACAAAAGCTGGCGAAGCGCTATATTTGTATTCAAGTTCGGAACTGCAGCGAATTTCATTGTCTGCTAGTAAAGTGACAAAAGCGCACTGTGCGTTAAATTTACCACCGAATGCTAGATCATTTCCGGAAACTAACAACGAAGAAACCCAAGAACAAGGTGTAGTCGAAGGTACAGCAGAAACTGAAGGTGAAACAACGCAGGGAAGCCAATCAGATGCGGTACAAAGGATGATTATAGAGAATGGTGTGGTGGGTTCTA CCGGTGGTGAAGAGTCTCCGAAAGAATCATCTTTGCAACCCGCAGCAAGTACCAATGATGTAAACGGAGAGGACGATCGTCAAGACTTAAGTTCTATTGGAGATATAACGATCGATAGCGTGAAAGACCATTTACT TAACAGTTCACTTTTCAGAAATGCAACGTCTTCCGAAGAACTTCATAGTCGTCTTGCAGGACTTAAAATGGAAGTGACTTCACGAACTTCAGAAATTTCCACTCAAAATCAATCCCTAGTTGTAAAAACAACAACCGTTGTTTCGCAAACAACCAACAATACTACCGCTAATGGAGAGATCGAAACAAGTCAGACAAATGAAACACAACAAATGAATA
- the L(2)gl gene encoding LLGL domain-containing protein l(2)gl isoform X8, with protein MLKFIKGQQPTDRNCKRKKLQKDLFAFRKTVQHGFPNKPTALAWDPSLRLMIIGTASGAIKVFGRPGVEFYGQHTIESGENAVTKIVALPNEGRVVSLCDDNSLHLWEINESSVVETKSLSLEGKLKKISAMCLESSGEHLLLGTEGGNIYLLNLKTFVMPDNIIYQDVVMQNVPDDYKKNPGAVEAIAEQPGHPDNILIGYNRGLMVLWNKATPGAQQLMGLFSRAQTFVSTQQLESVHWVSDTRFVSSHNDGSYAFWSPGSDSMLESSTPYGPFPCKAVTKILVYPTAELGELVLFSGGMQRASYGDRHTITVMAKGKHVVFDFTSKVIDFFTVFPKQEDGKDASDSPEALIVLAEEEIVAIDLNNPEWKMMALPYLVSLHASAVTCSQHVPNVPEELWENIIAAGKAQTEHLYSDKPWPIDGGIILNQKSENDKLKSRELLLTGHEDGTVRFWNASDVALTPLYKYNSSILFTGEHLDVLEQPPEDDEDEWPPFRKVGTFDPYSDDPRLAVKKVLLCPLSSTLVVAGTAGHIITTTISSEPVNKEIKAITMNIVNDRDGFVWKGHDRLPARTTSISFAVGFQPQSLLQLYPPAAVTALAMHSEWGLLAAGTAHGLAVFDYTRAKAVNVKCTLNPNDLSGAGDTPISRRKSFKKSLRESFRRLRKGRSQRRTNATSPTRNTTSEKKKETSSVASSPSGDLSPVELKPVERQVEARPVDDALGSMVRCLYFARSYIISMQNTTPTLWAGTNNGTVYVFTLAIPAGVRRTEEDVNCTLGKEIQLKHRAPVIAITILDGSSVPLPEPFEAEKGVSPGPDMASPHRVVIASEEQFKIFNLPSLKPYCKYKLTANEGSRVRKTGFAKFTCPIEPAGTHEETCLLCLSNLGDCLVLSVPELRRQLNAAVIKKEDINGISSLTFTKAGEALYLYSSSELQRISLSASKVTKAHCALNLPPNARSFPETNNEETQEQGVVEGTAETEGETTQGSQSDAVQRMIIENGVVGSN; from the exons ATGTTGAAGTTTATCAAAGGCCAACAACCTACCGACAGAAACTGCAAGAGAAAGAAACTGCAAAAGGATCTTTTTGCGTTTCGAAAG ACGGTGCAGCATGGGTTCCCAAACAAACCCACAGCCCTCGCATGGGATCCGAGTTTGCGGTTGATGATCATTGGCACGGCATCCGGCGCCATCAAGGT ATTCGGTAGGCCAGGTGTGGAATTCTATGGACAACACACCATCGAAAGTGGAGAGAATGCTGTCACAAAGATTGTTGCTCTGCCCAATGAG GGTCGCGTGGTTTCTCTCTGCGACGACAACTCTCTTCATTTATGGGAGATCAACGAAAGTTCGGTCGTGGAGACCAAGTCGTTATCGTTGGAGGGcaaattgaagaaaatctCGGCGATGTGTCTCGAATCAAGCGGCGAACATCTTCTTCTTGGAACGGAGGGCGGGAACATCTATCTTCTCAACTTGAAAACATTTGTAATGCCTGACAATATCATTTACCAGGATGTTGTGATGCAAAA TGTGCCAGACGATTACAAGAAGAATCCAGGAGCGGTCGAGGCGATAGCGGAACAACCAGGTCACCCAGACAATATTCTGATAGGTTACAATCGTGGTTTAATGGTTTTGTGGAACAAAGCGACTCCAGGAGCCCAACAG CTGATGGGTTTGTTTTCGCGTGCGCAGACATTCGTCTCCACGCAACAGCTGGAATCTGTCCACTGGGTCTCCGACACCCGTTTTGTTTCCTCCCACAACGATGGATCCTATGCATTTTGGAGTCCAGGCAGCGACAGCATGTTGGAATCGAGTACACCCTATGGACCATTTCCCTGTAAAGCTGTCACTAAAATTCTCGTCTATCCGACCGCAGA ACTCGGAGAACTCGTTTTGTTTTCGGGGGGAATGCAACGTGCAAGTTACGGCGATCGTCACACCATTACCGTTATGGCGAAGGGGAAGCATGTTGTTTTTGATTTCACGTCAAAGGTGATCGACTTCTTCACTGTGTTTCCTAAACAAGAGGATGGAAAAGATGCATCTGATAGTCCAGAAGCGCTTATAGTATTGGCCGAAGAAGAGATAGTAGCCATTGATTTGAATAATCCTGAATGGAAGATGATGGCATTACCGTATTTAGTATCTCTCCATGCAAGTGCG GTCACCTGTTCGCAACACGTCCCGAATGTTCCTGAGGAATTATGGGAGAACATTATCGCAGCTGGGAAAGCGCAAACGGAACATCTATACTCGGATAAACCATGGCCTATAGATGGTGGAATTATTCTGAATCAGAAATcggaaaatgataaattaaaaagcagAGAATTATTACTTACCGGCCACGAGGATGGAACCGTGAGATTTTGGAATGCGTCTGACGTTGCTCTAACACCTCTCTACAAGTACAATTCATCCATTCTGTTTACTGGCGAACATCTGGATGTTCTTGAACAACCACCGGAGGATGACGAGGACGAGTGGCCACCATTTAGAAAAGTTGGAACCTTTGATCCGTACTCCGATGATCCCAGACTTGCTGTGAAAAAAGTTTTGCTTTGTCCGCTGTCATCGACATTAGTGGTTGCCGGCACGGCTGGTCACATAATTACAACTACCATATCATCCGAACCTGTAAACAAGGAAATCAAAGCCATCACGATGAACATCGTAAACGATCGCGATGGATTTGTTTGGAAAGGCCATGATCGTCTTCCGGCGAGGACAACTAGTATATCTTTCGCAGTCGGTTTTCAACCACAAAGTCTTCTTCAATTATACCCACCAGCTGCGGTTACAGCATTGGCTATGCATAGCGAGTGGGGATTACTTGCTGCAGGCACGGCTCATGGTTTAGCTGTTTTCGATTATACAAGAGCGAAAGCTGTCAATGTGAAGTGTACACTTAATCCAAATG ATCTTTCTGGAGCAGGCGATACACCAATTTCTAGAAGAAAgtcgtttaaaaaatcattgagGGAATCTTTTAGGAGATTACGAAAAGGAAGATCACAGCGTCGAACAAATGCCACTAGTCCAACTAGGAATACAACatcagaaaagaagaaagaaac gTCCAGTGTTGCTTCTTCTCCGAGTGGTGACCTTTCGCCAGTGGAATTGAAGCCTGTGGAGAGACAAGTGGAAGCAAGACCAGTAGATGATGCACTGGGGTCAATGGTTCGATGTTTATATTTTGCTAGAAGTTACATTATAAGCA tgCAAAACACAACGCCTACGCTTTGGGCGGGTACCAATAACGGTACAGTTTATGTTTTCACGTTAGCAATCCCTGCTGGTGTTAGAAGAACAGAAGAGGATGTAAATTGTACATTAGGCAAAGAGATTCAGTTAAAGCACAGAGCACCTGTAATTGCAATTACAATTCTCGATGGGTCTAGCGTACCGTTGCCAGAACCATTCGAAGCTGAGAAAGGTGTAAGTCCTGGTCCCGATATGGCTTCTCCACACAGAGTTGTAATTGCTAGCGAAGAACAATTCAAAATCTTCAATCTTCCATCGTTGAAACCATATTGTAAATACAAACTTACTGCAAACGAGGGTTCACGAGTTAGAAAAACTGGTTTTGCAAAATTCACGTGCCCAATCGAACCTGCAGGAACTCATGAAGAAACCTGTTTATTATGTTTGAGTAATCTTGGTGATTGTTTAGTGCTCAGTGTTCCCGAATTAAGAAGACAACTTAATGCCGCTGTTATTAAGAAGGAAGACATTAA TGGAATTTCTTCGTTGACGTTCACAAAAGCTGGCGAAGCGCTATATTTGTATTCAAGTTCGGAACTGCAGCGAATTTCATTGTCTGCTAGTAAAGTGACAAAAGCGCACTGTGCGTTAAATTTACCACCGAATGCTAGATCATTTCCGGAAACTAACAACGAAGAAACCCAAGAACAAGGTGTAGTCGAAGGTACAGCAGAAACTGAAGGTGAAACAACGCAGGGAAGCCAATCAGATGCGGTACAAAGGATGATTATAGAGAATGGTGTGGTGGGTTCTA
- the L(2)gl gene encoding LLGL domain-containing protein l(2)gl isoform X7 has product MLKFIKGQQPTDRNCKRKKLQKDLFAFRKTVQHGFPNKPTALAWDPSLRLMIIGTASGAIKVFGRPGVEFYGQHTIESGENAVTKIVALPNEGRVVSLCDDNSLHLWEINESSVVETKSLSLEGKLKKISAMCLESSGEHLLLGTEGGNIYLLNLKTFVMPDNIIYQDVVMQNVPDDYKKNPGAVEAIAEQPGHPDNILIGYNRGLMVLWNKATPGAQQLMGLFSRAQTFVSTQQLESVHWVSDTRFVSSHNDGSYAFWSPGSDSMLESSTPYGPFPCKAVTKILVYPTAELGELVLFSGGMQRASYGDRHTITVMAKGKHVVFDFTSKVIDFFTVFPKQEDGKDASDSPEALIVLAEEEIVAIDLNNPEWKMMALPYLVSLHASAVTCSQHVPNVPEELWENIIAAGKAQTEHLYSDKPWPIDGGIILNQKSENDKLKSRELLLTGHEDGTVRFWNASDVALTPLYKYNSSILFTGEHLDVLEQPPEDDEDEWPPFRKVGTFDPYSDDPRLAVKKVLLCPLSSTLVVAGTAGHIITTTISSEPVNKEIKAITMNIVNDRDGFVWKGHDRLPARTTSISFAVGFQPQSLLQLYPPAAVTALAMHSEWGLLAAGTAHGLAVFDYTRAKAVNVKCTLNPNDLSGAGDTPISRRKSFKKSLRESFRRLRKGRSQRRTNATSPTRNTTSEKKKETSSVASSPSGDLSPVELKPVERQVEARPVDDALGSMVRCLYFARSYIISMQNTTPTLWAGTNNGTVYVFTLAIPAGVRRTEEDVNCTLGKEIQLKHRAPVIAITILDGSSVPLPEPFEAEKGVSPGPDMASPHRVVIASEEQFKIFNLPSLKPYCKYKLTANEGSRVRKTGFAKFTCPIEPAGTHEETCLLCLSNLGDCLVLSVPELRRQLNAAVIKKEDINGISSLTFTKAGEALYLYSSSELQRISLSASKVTKAHCALNLPPNARSFPETNNEETQEQGVVEGTAETEGETTQGSQSDAVQRMIIENGVVGSTGGEESPKESSLQPAASTNDVNGEDDRQDLSSIGDITIDSVKDHLLLVQLTWQTWR; this is encoded by the exons ATGTTGAAGTTTATCAAAGGCCAACAACCTACCGACAGAAACTGCAAGAGAAAGAAACTGCAAAAGGATCTTTTTGCGTTTCGAAAG ACGGTGCAGCATGGGTTCCCAAACAAACCCACAGCCCTCGCATGGGATCCGAGTTTGCGGTTGATGATCATTGGCACGGCATCCGGCGCCATCAAGGT ATTCGGTAGGCCAGGTGTGGAATTCTATGGACAACACACCATCGAAAGTGGAGAGAATGCTGTCACAAAGATTGTTGCTCTGCCCAATGAG GGTCGCGTGGTTTCTCTCTGCGACGACAACTCTCTTCATTTATGGGAGATCAACGAAAGTTCGGTCGTGGAGACCAAGTCGTTATCGTTGGAGGGcaaattgaagaaaatctCGGCGATGTGTCTCGAATCAAGCGGCGAACATCTTCTTCTTGGAACGGAGGGCGGGAACATCTATCTTCTCAACTTGAAAACATTTGTAATGCCTGACAATATCATTTACCAGGATGTTGTGATGCAAAA TGTGCCAGACGATTACAAGAAGAATCCAGGAGCGGTCGAGGCGATAGCGGAACAACCAGGTCACCCAGACAATATTCTGATAGGTTACAATCGTGGTTTAATGGTTTTGTGGAACAAAGCGACTCCAGGAGCCCAACAG CTGATGGGTTTGTTTTCGCGTGCGCAGACATTCGTCTCCACGCAACAGCTGGAATCTGTCCACTGGGTCTCCGACACCCGTTTTGTTTCCTCCCACAACGATGGATCCTATGCATTTTGGAGTCCAGGCAGCGACAGCATGTTGGAATCGAGTACACCCTATGGACCATTTCCCTGTAAAGCTGTCACTAAAATTCTCGTCTATCCGACCGCAGA ACTCGGAGAACTCGTTTTGTTTTCGGGGGGAATGCAACGTGCAAGTTACGGCGATCGTCACACCATTACCGTTATGGCGAAGGGGAAGCATGTTGTTTTTGATTTCACGTCAAAGGTGATCGACTTCTTCACTGTGTTTCCTAAACAAGAGGATGGAAAAGATGCATCTGATAGTCCAGAAGCGCTTATAGTATTGGCCGAAGAAGAGATAGTAGCCATTGATTTGAATAATCCTGAATGGAAGATGATGGCATTACCGTATTTAGTATCTCTCCATGCAAGTGCG GTCACCTGTTCGCAACACGTCCCGAATGTTCCTGAGGAATTATGGGAGAACATTATCGCAGCTGGGAAAGCGCAAACGGAACATCTATACTCGGATAAACCATGGCCTATAGATGGTGGAATTATTCTGAATCAGAAATcggaaaatgataaattaaaaagcagAGAATTATTACTTACCGGCCACGAGGATGGAACCGTGAGATTTTGGAATGCGTCTGACGTTGCTCTAACACCTCTCTACAAGTACAATTCATCCATTCTGTTTACTGGCGAACATCTGGATGTTCTTGAACAACCACCGGAGGATGACGAGGACGAGTGGCCACCATTTAGAAAAGTTGGAACCTTTGATCCGTACTCCGATGATCCCAGACTTGCTGTGAAAAAAGTTTTGCTTTGTCCGCTGTCATCGACATTAGTGGTTGCCGGCACGGCTGGTCACATAATTACAACTACCATATCATCCGAACCTGTAAACAAGGAAATCAAAGCCATCACGATGAACATCGTAAACGATCGCGATGGATTTGTTTGGAAAGGCCATGATCGTCTTCCGGCGAGGACAACTAGTATATCTTTCGCAGTCGGTTTTCAACCACAAAGTCTTCTTCAATTATACCCACCAGCTGCGGTTACAGCATTGGCTATGCATAGCGAGTGGGGATTACTTGCTGCAGGCACGGCTCATGGTTTAGCTGTTTTCGATTATACAAGAGCGAAAGCTGTCAATGTGAAGTGTACACTTAATCCAAATG ATCTTTCTGGAGCAGGCGATACACCAATTTCTAGAAGAAAgtcgtttaaaaaatcattgagGGAATCTTTTAGGAGATTACGAAAAGGAAGATCACAGCGTCGAACAAATGCCACTAGTCCAACTAGGAATACAACatcagaaaagaagaaagaaac gTCCAGTGTTGCTTCTTCTCCGAGTGGTGACCTTTCGCCAGTGGAATTGAAGCCTGTGGAGAGACAAGTGGAAGCAAGACCAGTAGATGATGCACTGGGGTCAATGGTTCGATGTTTATATTTTGCTAGAAGTTACATTATAAGCA tgCAAAACACAACGCCTACGCTTTGGGCGGGTACCAATAACGGTACAGTTTATGTTTTCACGTTAGCAATCCCTGCTGGTGTTAGAAGAACAGAAGAGGATGTAAATTGTACATTAGGCAAAGAGATTCAGTTAAAGCACAGAGCACCTGTAATTGCAATTACAATTCTCGATGGGTCTAGCGTACCGTTGCCAGAACCATTCGAAGCTGAGAAAGGTGTAAGTCCTGGTCCCGATATGGCTTCTCCACACAGAGTTGTAATTGCTAGCGAAGAACAATTCAAAATCTTCAATCTTCCATCGTTGAAACCATATTGTAAATACAAACTTACTGCAAACGAGGGTTCACGAGTTAGAAAAACTGGTTTTGCAAAATTCACGTGCCCAATCGAACCTGCAGGAACTCATGAAGAAACCTGTTTATTATGTTTGAGTAATCTTGGTGATTGTTTAGTGCTCAGTGTTCCCGAATTAAGAAGACAACTTAATGCCGCTGTTATTAAGAAGGAAGACATTAA TGGAATTTCTTCGTTGACGTTCACAAAAGCTGGCGAAGCGCTATATTTGTATTCAAGTTCGGAACTGCAGCGAATTTCATTGTCTGCTAGTAAAGTGACAAAAGCGCACTGTGCGTTAAATTTACCACCGAATGCTAGATCATTTCCGGAAACTAACAACGAAGAAACCCAAGAACAAGGTGTAGTCGAAGGTACAGCAGAAACTGAAGGTGAAACAACGCAGGGAAGCCAATCAGATGCGGTACAAAGGATGATTATAGAGAATGGTGTGGTGGGTTCTA CCGGTGGTGAAGAGTCTCCGAAAGAATCATCTTTGCAACCCGCAGCAAGTACCAATGATGTAAACGGAGAGGACGATCGTCAAGACTTAAGTTCTATTGGAGATATAACGATCGATAGCGTGAAAGACCATTTACT